The Cucurbita pepo subsp. pepo cultivar mu-cu-16 chromosome LG05, ASM280686v2, whole genome shotgun sequence nucleotide sequence caaaattaaaaatataaaaatttcagatggaatttaatttttctgttgagaaattaaactataggatataatttataaagcGGGAATAAATGAAGTTAGAAAAATAAGGGCCTATCAGTTTAatcatttgaaataaaataattgaggaGACCTACAGCTATATGTTGGACTCCCTTTCAACccttcaatttaatttttataaatggattattttaccttttatctaaaaaaaaatattcataaatttttagaaaaaaattaaaaattcgaGATGGtgatctttttatttatatattaacgataataaattttttaaatttttttagaaagttAAATATGTTAATGTTACTCTAAAATTgcgtaaatatatatatgtatatattttttaatatgatagtttttgaatttttaaaaaatgttgaaaaatattaataaaactttttattagataaggaatatttttattaatttagcctctCAAACTGACTTTAGTTAGTGGAATTAATGCTACACGTGAACGCTCAATGTGAACTACCACATAGAGAAAAAAACTATGAGAAAGCTCAACATGAACTACCACATGGACCGAGGCTGTGGGGTTTTTAGGGTTGGAAATACTTCGAAGCGGTGAATTTTTTTAGGTTTGGAGCATTTTTAAGTTTCAGGGTTTAGAGTTGATAGgatttttatgatttagagTTACGAGATTTAGGGTTTGGAATTTGGAGTTTTCTAGGTTGGAGGGTTTGGAATTTAGGTTTCAGGGTCTATGGCCGTCAAcctcattgttttaaaatgcgtctgctagagagaggtttccacaccgtgatgagaaatgcttcgttctcctttgcaaccaatgtgggatctcacaatcgcCTCGTGTTTGACTATGAAACTATtcgtaacagctcaagctcaccgctaacaaacattgtctactttggtccgttatgtatcgccgtcattCGTCTCATTGTTGCCAAGACCTCCACTTCTGGCAGCTACGCTAACGATAGCTCGAATGCCAACTTCGAGATCGAGAATGTGAAGGTTGATATACAGTAGGCAAGGGCGACGAGAGTTGGTAGCGGCCGCCGTGACGGTGGCAGCCTGCCATgaatctctctgtttttggattcatcaagcctaattttacacattttttttctgtcATTGATCATAACACTCGAACAAACACCAATTCAACTGCAAATTAAAACTTAGATCCGATCATCATGATTCTTCATCATCACAATTCACACATTTGTCTCTCTACATATATGATGAAAGAATTCTTCTgtgatgttttgtttttgaacaGAAGAATTTCAACATCAAAGCCATGTTTGcagaaaataaggaaagaaCTTTTatgtctctttctttctctctacAAGGTTATGAACTTGAAAGTCGTCATTAATGGAGGTTGGCAACAAGATCCCAGAAAGTGTTCTCTCTACTTTCACAAATGGAAGCTCAAAATGGGAAATTCTCGATATTATCAAATGATAgtgtaataatattaataattaccataaaaaaagaatagcaGAAAACccaacataaatatatttgtatattcTTTCTTGCATTCTTCAAATATCAGTTGAATGAGTTCATCCTTTCACACCCTTCATCTCTACCTTAGCTACTAATAAGATTCAATGATCCTTCTCTGAACAACTTTAAGCTCAGATTGTTGAATCTTTCTCGTGAATATTGTCTCGATGCTTTTCTCCAATCGGTTCCCGCCTTCATCATCGCTACAAATTCTTCATAGCTTATGCACCCGTCCTACAAACAAGAATCAAAAAAAGGGTTGGAAGAACATCTATATCAATATCTATGGAGGGGCTGAAATCGTTTCAGCTATTTCGAAACACAACGGCAATGCTGACCTTATCGGTGTCAACGTCGTGCATTATGGCACTGATGACATCCTCGCTATCCGTTTCGTCTTCATCGTTTAGCACAGCATGAAGCTCGTCAATCTCGATGAAACCACTCTGATTTTGATCAAAGAATGCAAAAGCTTTATGTAGGTGCTCGTCATTTGCCATTCTTCTGAGATGGATTGAAACTGCAACAAACTCTCCGTAGTTTAGAGTTCCGTCATCATGCATTCCAGCCTGTTCAAGCAAAAGTTGAGTCAGTAACTGTGtctagctcaagcccaccactagcagatattgtccgctttggcccgttacatatcgttgtcagcttcacggttttaaaagtGTCCGCGTaacgccatcagcctcacagttttaaaaagcgtatgctatggagaggtttccacacccttacaaagaatacTTTTTCCCTATCCGACGAGGGATCTCACAGATCACTACTTCTCAGGACAGACTGACAAGTGCAAGTTTCGTAAGATAAGACTAATCATGCTTCGTTTTTCGACTTCTTTCTAAAGAGCATTGGCCTCTATATCTACACTTATTGAAGGATGATACTAAAGTACTACAAAACAGAGAATTGTACATACAGCTTCCATTAGTATCTGAAGATCTGTTTCTGGAATATGTTGTCCAAGCTTTTGCAATCCACTTTTCAGCTCCTCCAGATTTATCTTGCCCCTCTTCTCGACGTCCATCATATCGAATGCCTCCTTTATGCCAGCAACTTCCTCCACCGACAAATGCTCGGCGATCACCTAAGGACGATAATCAAATGAAATGTCATTGTTAACTCAAGTAATCTATTCAAGAACTTCTGTGATTACCCTTAGAGCTCGTTTCTTGAACTTGTTCATGACAGAAAATTGCTTGAGCCTTGCTTTCACTGTCTCGCCTAATGGAACATTTGGAGCCCTCTTAGCATTTTGTAACCATGGGTGGGCTGCACAAAGCGATGGTGATATTTCAGGTATTGTATGCAAATTCTGAACTACAAGAACTAGACCTCAGAATGATGCATGTGAAACCAGCACGCACAATATACCTAGAACTTCCTGGGCAGTAAGGCGTCGCCTGGGATCAGGATCGAGCATTTTTCTTACAAGATCCTTCGCATTTTCAGAGACTTTTGGCCATGGGTCTCTCCTGAAATCAATGACCGAGCGAATAATTGCCTGTGCTACACCCTGTTCAGTTTCTACATGAAAATTGGAATGCAACTCATGAGGAGGAAAtctgaaaaagaataacaaaaaCTACACTAATGGTGGGATGGATTCACTGTTGTTTCCAGGCATGAAGTGGCTGTAgagaacaaaattcaaacctgCCCAAAAGGGTGGGATGCCACAGAGTAAAATATAGAGGATAACCCCGGCACTCCAAACATCAACTTCTGGACCATAGTTCCTTTTCAGGACCTCTGGGGCCATGTAATAAGGACTTCCTACTATTTCATTGAATTGTTCACCTAATTAAATGGAAACATTAATGTTAATGacacaaacaaaacaagaatgCACAACAAAACGATAATATGTCTAACAgcccaagcacaccgctagtagatattgtccactttgactcattacatatcgtccTCTGCCACACGGTTCTAAAATGCGTCTTCTAgaaagatgtttccacacccttataaagaaggttGCGTTCTCTCtcaaaccgatgtgggatctcacactgatattgtcctctttaggctttccttttcaggcttcccctctaaggtttctaaaacgcgtctggaaggggaagcccgaaagggaaaaccgaaaaagacaatatctgctagcagtggacttaggCGGTTATCATATGAGTCTCACATGTCAATTGAATACAATCCATAATACCTGGTTTAAAAGTGATAGACAGTCCAAAATCAATTGCCTTCAATGGGGACGATTCCTTCTTATTttcgaaaagaaaattctcTGGTTTGAGATCACGATGCATCACTCCATGTTTATGACAAACCTATAACATAAAATGCATGTATTTCTTAGAACAAAAGTGTCAAAATCAACATAAATATGGCAAGAGATTAGTACATGTTTAAAAGCTaatcaacattttcttttcacctGAACGACTTCAACGATTGTCCGCATAACAACAGCCGCTGCACGCTCTGTGTAATGTCCCCTTGCAACAATACGGTCAAACAACTCCCCGCCCTCGCACAGTTTCATCACAATATGAACTGCCTGATCGTCCTCATAAGTATCCTTCAGCGAAACAATATTCGAATGCTCAGGCAAAAGCTTCATGATCTGAACCTCTCTTCGCACGTCCTCAATATCAATAGCAGTCCTAAGTTTCTTCTTTGATATAGATTTACAAGCAAACTTTTCGCCTGTATTAGTATCCGTGCATAAATACGTTACACCAAATTCACCTCGGCCAAGCTCACGACCAAGATCATAATGAGCCAAAATGTCATGACCAGTTGGATCTTTCAACACCTGAAGCTTGCTACCAATACCATTCACATAGTTCCTGCCATCCTTGTTAGAAACTTTATTAGTCTTCTTCCTGTGCCTACCTTTAGGCTTAGCCGGAGTGTTAGTAGGAGTAGCACAACAATTACCCATCGGCAAGATCCAGAAATGTTCAAATGCTCCGACCTTTTAATGGATTTCAAACCCtatcaaacaaatatattaagtTAAGATCCAAAGCTTTTCTCAGAAACAATACGAACCAAGCTGAGAATCTGAGATGGATAATCAATACGATGATTTCATCTAAACACAAATCCAAAATCGCACAAGATGTCATAATCGGAATCAAGCAGGCACTTACTCCAAggaatcaaaaacaaaaagaaaaaagagaaattaacaCAGAGATATCCATTCATGATCATAACAATCACAAAGGCCTAGAAAATTTATTCGCATTGAAACCTAAAAATCGCCAAGAAATCAGAAAACCGACCTGGAAATTTCCGTTGAAATTCAGGAATCGCGACAACGTCGGGAGGAATAACCGGAGAAGTTGGCCGGGAGGAGAAATTAAAGTCGTTTGAATCTGAAATTTGAAGGAGAAAGATGAATCTCAAGAACGTGAATGAGGCGTTGATTGATTGCTTGAGTTTCAGAATTCCCTTTCTCCTCCAAAATTTCTCTCCTCCCTTCCTGGATTCAACCAAGACGGAAGACGGAAGACAAAACGAGGCTCTTCTCCCCCCTCCCCCACCTCCTTCCCTCCTTTTCAATCCACAaactcccttttttttttttctaatttaatttgtaagaaATTATAACTATAATCAttacatttcaaaaaataaatttatcgaATATACAAGTCAACTAAATGTTATTTTCGAGTAATTCACGGTCTAATTTTAACCAAACAATTTGAGAATTGAATCATGACTGTTCTTGTAATTTAAgattagttttttctttacgttttttttatgtggccagtaataaaattacaagaatTTAATTACAACCACTTAATTTCTATAACAAAAATGTACAGAATTCTCATTTAAGAATAAAACtagctaaattataaaaagtttgATATGTTCATAACTTTTTCTTCGTACAATTCAGCAcccattttaaatttgtgtaatataatttcttgaaTGGTAAAGGATTTAGGTAAGAAGTGAGGGGGATATGAACAGAGATGAAGGTGGTAGCAGCTGCAAGACTGGTGGCTCAGTGGATTGTGTCTCAGAACTGATTAAGCTTGGCAGTGGAGTATCAATGGAGGGCTTTATGACTGCATAGAACAGCACATTGtagaaaatggagaagatgaagagaacaACAGCAGAGTTTGCTAAAAAGGACTCTGAAAGTTCTGCCATTTCTCCTCTCATTTGATCTCTTGGAAGCTTTGTGCCTTCAACAACTgcaaaagttgtttttttaaaaacactcCAAATCAGCTTAAGAACAGTTTCTTTACACACCAATGCCAACAACCCTTCTTGCTCTAAGCTACCATAAATCAAGAACTTTCAAGTTAGAGTAACGATTCAATGTCGTACCAATCCCCAAAagaccgatgtgggactttcatccaccAACActtcccctcgaacaaagtacgcctcctcttaatcgaggctcgactccttgtCTTTCGGAGTCTTggtcatttttttactatgccttcgaggagccGCGACTCCTTTTTTTGTagagtcatttgttcgacatttgaggattctatcggcatggctaagtttagggcatagctctgatagcatgttagatgaacacgactctccacaatggtatgatatcgtCCACTTTGAGCGGCCTCATACAAATGGAGacagtattctttgattataaacccataatcattccctaaataagtagacgtgggactttcattcaCCAACAGGATGTTCTATAGATATCCATGTTAGTAATGGCATAAACTTTCATATCCATATTACTTATGAACttatgatcaaccccttaattagtcgacCCTCGATGATTTCACGGGTACTAATCATACCCATTACCTCAAAGTATTACAGTATTCAATCAAGACCATGTGCATCTAATCGGTTCAATCCAAAAGTGGCACAACAAATTTTGCTTGGAATTAGGATTGAAAAGTTGGGGGATTACCTTTGTTCTTGGGAGGGGTGGCTCGTTTTTTGGAGAAGGATTGAAGCTGCTGGTCGAGCTCTTGAAGGGCCTGCCTGGCCTTGTCTGGGTCGACCTCGAACTGCTGTGAGTCGGTCTCCTTTGAACACACAATACAGCGACGAGAAGCAGGGGAAGGAAATGGGTGAGATTTCTTTGTCTTCAAAACATGGGAGCTTTTCTTGGTGGCTAACAATGGCGGGCGATGGTTTTGATTGAGGAGGGAGTGAAGGGAAAGCATCTGAGAGCTGCTGATTAACCACAGCCGCATCGGAACGCTTTCAGGATAATGTTATTTCATTACCTAGAAGAAGCTCAAGAACTATTGATGTGAGGCAGTGTTTGGCAACCAGTATAGCTTAGTCTTGTTTGGAATACGGCTGTCCTCGATGCCACCTGGGACAATGAATATTAGTTAACTGGGACAAGGATTTGTAACGAACATTCCTCCGTCAGAATGAGGGACACGGAATATTCTCCCTTACTAAAATATTAGTTTGATTGTACAATTGTGGTCAAaggaattatttttctattattaagctaaattatatatatatatatatcgaccctcattttaaaaaataaaagttgcaAGTTTAACGGCTAAGATACTAAAAGTAAATCAAATGttcggttggagagtgaaacgaatatcttttttaataagagtatggaaacctctccctaatagacacattttaaaatagtgaggctaacggtgatatgtaacggaccaaagcggacaatatctactagtagtgggcttaagctattacaaacggtatcaaagcttaagctattacaaacggtatcaaagctagacactaggtggtgtgccaaAAACCGGGTAGTGGAGGAAGACCTCCCAAGGATAAGAGACATAGGGCTAAACAGAGAGCCGAGGATCTTTTGTGTATAATCCTGCATAATCTCGGATGTTATCAGTTTCGGTATGTAGATCAAATGATACAATGCGAGCAAAAGTTCCTAGATTAATGGCAATATAGAACCACATATAAGTTATCATGCTTGCTTGTaaaatctcacattggttggagaggaaaacgaaaccaaaacgaaacattctttataaaggggtggaaacctatccttagtagacgcgtttaaaaaaatggagcaTGCAACCCATGTGATAAGTTCCTGACAGTAGAATCAAACACGTGAGATAAGAGTTCCTTTGGCAAATGGTAAGAGCCTAAAGTGGTGTCGAAGAATCTGTGTATTGGTTCAAATGATTGCTCATTCGATGCTGAAATCAGGCACTCATATAATAGCAGAGAATCATATTAGCAACCAAATCATGGATCACAATTCAAGTCTTAACACACTCACAAGTACATAATAGTCGAGATAGCAACATTGTTTTGAAACTAAAAAGAACACTGTTTGAAATCTATGGAGTCTGTTCTTTACACAAGGTAAGAATTGGGGAGGTTGATGGAATAAAGCATTCCAAGGACTTAACTAGAACTAAGGTCCAAATGGCTAACTTATATCATCCATCTCCTTTTCGTTTAGTTTAAGCAACAACCACAAGAACAAAGCCAAGAATGATTTGCCGCCTGACAGAAAACTGCCAGGGAACGTAGCCCCACAAATAACCAAGGGGTACCCCGTATTTTCGCAACCAGGTGGTTCATTTGATTGCAAGACGCCTCTGTGCGGCCTGATTTTCTGAGATACTTCCTCGTTGCTGTCCCGAGCAGTCTCCATCTTCACCTCTCTCGCCAGAGAGTAAAGCATATGAAGAAGCTTGGAAGCTactgtaattatgaaaatgGCTATTGCCATTCACATAACTACGAGCTTCATATGACTCATGCAACTGGGCTCTTGCTTCTTGTTGACTATTGGAGGAATTCCAGGTTTCAGCCAAGGCACCAGGCACAGCCTCAGAACCAGACGAACTAGACGATATAGCTTGACCAGAACCAGATTCCTTGCTCTTCATAGTAGAGCTCAAAGATTTAGCTTCATTTTTCTTGGCAAAACGTCCACCGGTACCCCTCGCCCGTCTCATGGCATGCTGGTGACGAGATTCATGAAGATATGGCTGATCAACATTACACACAAGCTAAATATTAGAGATACTTCAGAAAACATACAGAACTAACAACCAGCCAACCCTCAATGacatttgatttttgaaatctAACCCGGCCAGTATAGAGCATTCAAAAACTAATCTAAGTCAGCCAAGCCATATTTGTCTCAACGGGTAATGAACTAACTATTAAGAACTACatacaacaaaaaagaaatcgtgaaattttgaaagaccTGCTTCGCCTCAGTAGAATTCTACTTAAATTAGTGAGTCGACCATACACGGTCACCACATCACTCAACATGAAATGTAACAAAGGCTCCgagttcaaaaattaaaagctttGAATCTAAATCAGCTGTATATACGGATACCATTTATGGTATACCTTCCGTTGACCTCCAGTCTATATATGTTACTTCTCTCCTTcgaatatttataatcaaatttgCAGCATATGGAAGAATgaacttcaagaaaaataaagtacaATTAAGAAAGTCTTTATAGATTCCCAGATACCCAGATACCTAAAACATATATAAGAGACAAGCCGTAGTACATCAAAGAAAACTATCTGAATTTTGAATAGCAATCGTACCTTTCTAACTTTTATCAGTTTGTTCTCAACCTCTGCTTTAGCACGTGCTTGTCTTCGCCTTAGAATTCCTTGATACTGTTTGGCATTCACAAAAACTGGCTCCTGTGCCACCTCAAGGGGCAAAGCCATTCTAGCATGTGGCATCCCAATAAAAGGAGGATAACCCTACAATATGAAATACTTGTCAGGGGCAAACTTACAGGCATAATCACTCTAGAATCTCTTCCACAAAACTGGAAATTTTCAATTAGTTCGCGTTCACCAGATACTCGTATGTTATTTTACTTACGATAGTTTGAGAAAGTGAAAATCTGGACAAGGAACATAATGAAGTTCCTGGATAATTGAAAAggtaaaagcaaaagaaaaaacataaaagtgGAGGAGGCAGAAAGGAAAAGTACCATCAAAATTACCCAGGgctagaatatatatatatatatagagagagagagagagagagagctaaAAATTAGTGTATATGGTGCAAAAATTACCAGTAAGATGTACATATATATGCATATTCATATCATCGCCTgatctttataattttaacctACATACCATAGGTTGATGCCCATATGCAGCCATAAGTCCAGCATAATAAGGATCCTGATATTGGTTTGATGCACATGCCTGaaaaagattcaacaaaaacTAGTAATTccacaaaattcaaaagcaTCTCAAATCTGATGCGTTTCAAAGAACCAATCTTGTTCAATATTCAAAAACTGGATTCCGAGAGCAAGAAGGATGTCTCTAAGGTAAGGAGGAAATCAACAAGACTATAGCAGAAGCTTACAATAGAGTGGCCTACAAGTTCAAGCTGAGGAGGTTGTGTGATACATCCACCATGCACTCTAGGTGCAGTAGAAACAGCATGCTGATTGTTGTGCTGACCTTGCCCATAACTTGCAGCTGAATTTGATAATAACATGT carries:
- the LOC111795474 gene encoding calcium-dependent protein kinase 8-like, giving the protein MGNCCATPTNTPAKPKGRHRKKTNKVSNKDGRNYVNGIGSKLQVLKDPTGHDILAHYDLGRELGRGEFGVTYLCTDTNTGEKFACKSISKKKLRTAIDIEDVRREVQIMKLLPEHSNIVSLKDTYEDDQAVHIVMKLCEGGELFDRIVARGHYTERAAAVVMRTIVEVVQVCHKHGVMHRDLKPENFLFENKKESSPLKAIDFGLSITFKPGEQFNEIVGSPYYMAPEVLKRNYGPEVDVWSAGVILYILLCGIPPFWAETEQGVAQAIIRSVIDFRRDPWPKVSENAKDLVRKMLDPDPRRRLTAQEVLAHPWLQNAKRAPNVPLGETVKARLKQFSVMNKFKKRALRVIAEHLSVEEVAGIKEAFDMMDVEKRGKINLEELKSGLQKLGQHIPETDLQILMEAAGMHDDGTLNYGEFVAVSIHLRRMANDEHLHKAFAFFDQNQSGFIEIDELHAVLNDEDETDSEDVISAIMHDVDTDKDGCISYEEFVAMMKAGTDWRKASRQYSRERFNNLSLKLFREGSLNLISS
- the LOC111795475 gene encoding uncharacterized protein LOC111795475 is translated as MRLWLISSSQMLSLHSLLNQNHRPPLLATKKSSHVLKTKKSHPFPSPASRRCIVCSKETDSQQFEVDPDKARQALQELDQQLQSFSKKRATPPKNKVVEGTKLPRDQMRGEMAELSESFLANSAVVLFIFSIFYNVLFYAVIKPSIDTPLPSLISSETQSTEPPVLQLLPPSSLFISPSLLT
- the LOC111795591 gene encoding nuclear transcription factor Y subunit A-1-like; translated protein: MQFKSKSVNQVESEPPNMQQTGSYSEPWWRSIGYNPISPSATGGNVSNSPSLECTNGASESNDGQSMSNADLNEDDDDDDTTKETQAASYGQGQHNNQHAVSTAPRVHGGCITQPPQLELVGHSIACASNQYQDPYYAGLMAAYGHQPMGYPPFIGMPHARMALPLEVAQEPVFVNAKQYQGILRRRQARAKAEVENKLIKVRKPYLHESRHQHAMRRARGTGGRFAKKNEAKSLSSTMKSKESGSGQAISSSSSGSEAVPGALAETWNSSNSQQEARAQLHESYEARSYVNGNSHFHNYSSFQASSYALLSGERGEDGDCSGQQRGSISENQAAQRRLAIK